GCCGGTCAGCTTGATCGCCTTGCGGCGGACGCGGTTGACGCCGAAGAGGAAGTAGAGAACCGGCCCGATATAGGGCGACAGCCAGGCGAGGCCGATCCAGCCGATGGTCGATTGTGGCGCGAGGCGCGTCAGCAGCGCGTGCACCGTGACGGCCGACGCCATCGCAATGTGGAGCAGCGACAGGAAGAGGGCGAAATCGTTGGTGGTCATCGCTGCGTCTGCCCGCGCTTCATGCGGTGCCCGTCGTCGGCCAGAGCGGCGGCTGCTCTGCCGGGGCGCCGTTCACCTCGATGATGTTGCCGTCGGGATCGCGGACATAAAGCTGCGGGAACCCGGCGAGACCCTGGCGCAGCACCATGATGTGCCACGGATCGTCCACCGGTACATTTTCGCGAAAACCCATCGCCAGGAGATGATCCAGCACCTCGTAGAAATTGTCGGTACGGAAGGAGAAGTGCCAGTCATTGTTGTCGACGGTCGGCACCGGGCGGAAGCTGCCGGCCGGATTGTGCACGAGGTGGATCTGGATATCGCCGCAAGCGAGCCAGACGCCCGGCGTCTTGAAAGGCGGCCGGGCAAGGCGGTCGAGCCCGAAGGCGCGTTGGTAGAAATCGAGCGCGCGATCGAGATCGGTGACGATCAGCGATACATGATGCAGAGTGACGCTGAGCATGGATTTCCCCCCGAGGCCGGATCGACCGGTTAAACGGAGGATACGACCCCAGGCCGCACCTGTCGCCATCGATTTCGCCAGGCGGCAGCCCGGAGGCGAACCGTCAGCGGAGATTGGCGCAGAAGCGCTGGATACGCGAGCAGGCGTCTTCGAGCAGGGCCTCGGACGTCGCATAGGAGATGCGGAAATACGGCGCGAGGCCGAAAGCCGAGCCCTGCACCACCGCGACGCCTTCCTCTTCCAGCAGCGCCGTGACGAAGTCCTCGTCGGTCTTTAGCAACTTGCCGCCCGCCGTCGTCTTGCCGAGCGTGCCGGCGCAGGACGGGAACACGTAGAACGCGCCTTCCGGGTTCGGGCAGACGATCCCGTTCGCCTGGTTCAGCATCGACACGACGAGGTCGCGGCGCTTCCTGAAGATCTCGGCGTTCTTCGGGATGTAGTCCTGCGTCCCGTTCAGCGCCTCGACTGCCGCCCATTGCGAAATGGAGGAGGGGTTGGACGTCGACTGCGACTGGATCGTCCCGATCGCCTTGATCAGTTCGACCGGACCACCGGCATAGCCGATGCGCCAGCCGGTCATGGCATAGGCCTTGGAGACGCCGTTCACGGTCAGCGTGCGATCGAACAGCTTCGGCTCGACCTCGGCGATGGTCGCGAACTTGAAGCCGTCGAAGACGAGATGCTCATACATGTCGTCGGTCAGGATCCAGACCTGCGGATGCTTGAGCAGCACGTCGGCGAGCGCGCGCAGTTCCTCGCGCGTGTAGCCGGCGCCGGTCGGGTTCGACGGCGAGTTCAGGATCAGCCACTTGGTCTTCGGCGTGATCGCCGCTTCGAGGGCCGCCGCATTGATCTTGAAGCCCTGCTCCTGCGGTCCGACGATCTCGACGGGCGTGCCGCCGCCGAGCGCCACGATCTCGGGATAGGAGACCCAGTAGGGCGCTGGAATGATCACCTCGTCGCCGGGATTCAGCGTCGCCATGAGCGCGTTGTAGAGCACCTGCTTGCCGCCGGTTCCGACCGTGATCTGGTTCGGCGTGTAGGTCAGGTTGTTCTCGCGCTTGAACTTCGCGACGATCGCGGCCTTCAATTCCGGAATGCCGTCGACGGCAGTGTACTTCGTCTTGCCCTCGCGGATCGCGGCGATGGCCGCTTCCTTGATGTTGTCGGGCGTATCGAAATCCGGCTCGCCAGCGCCGAGGCCGATGACGTCGCGGCCCGCTGCTTTCAGCTCGCGCGCCTTGTTCGTGACCGCAATGGTCGCGGAAGGCTTGATGCGGGAGAGGCTGTCGGCGAGGAAGGCCATGATCGGGGCTCCGGGAGATCGGCTTGACGCGGGAGGCGCGCGGCGCGGAACCTAGTGCCACGATCCCGCGATGGCAAGCTGCGCCATGGCTTTCCGGCGTTTCCTACGCCATCGTGAATTGACGTCGCGCCGTCCTTCACTAGCTGTTGCGTAAGGACCACTCATTCGCCGCGACCGGCCGGAGGACATCATGCTGATCCGCAGGAAAAAGGGCTGGGAAATCCCGGAGCGCGAAGCGACGCCCGAAAGCGTCTTCCTGAACCGGCGCGACCTGCTCGCGGCCGGCGGATTCGGGCTCGCGGGCTTCGCGCTGCCACGCGGCGCCCTTGCGGCGGAGGATGCCGATCCAAGTGCAGGCCTTTATCCAGCCAAGCGAAATGACCGCTACACGGTCGACCGGCCCATCACTCCCGAGGAGATCAACGCGCACTACAATAATTTCTACGAATATTCGACCGACAAGGAACTTGCCGATGCGGCGCAGGCGCTGAAGACGCGGCCCTGGACGATCGCCTTTGGTGGCATGGTCGAAGCGCCGAGAACCGTCGGCATCGACGATCTCCTGAAGGCGATGAAGCTGGAGGAGCGAGTCTATCGCCATCGATGCGTCGAGGCCTGGTCGATGACAGTTCCCTGGACCGGCTTCCCGCTCGCCGATCTCGTCGCCTATGCGAAGCCCTTGTCCGGCGCGAAATATATCCGGATGGAAACCTTCATGAACCCGGAGATGGCGCCGGGCCAGAACCAGCCCTTCTATCCCTGGCCCTATGTCGAAGGGCTGACGATGGCCGAGGCAACCAACGAGCTCGCCTTCATGGTGACGGGTGTCTACGGCAAGCCGCTCCTGAAGCAGATGGGCGCGCCGATCCGCCTGCATACGCCGTGGAAATATGGCTTCAAGAGCGTCAAATCGATCGTGAAGATCGACTTCGTCGAGGAACAGCCGCTGAATTTCTGGCAGCAGCTTCAGTCCTCGGAATATGGCTTCTGGGCCAATGTGAACCCGGAAGTGCCGCATCCGCGCTGGAGCCAGGCGAGCGAGACGGTGCTCGGCAGCAATGAGCGCGTGCCGACGCAACTCTTCAACGGCTACGCGCCCTTCGTCGCCGACCTCTACAAGGGGCTCCAGGACCAGCCGCTCTATATGTGAGGATCAGCCGGTGATCCATTCGATCATGGCGCGGTTGACGGCTTCAGGCTGTTCCAGCGTCGAGGAGTGACCGCATTCCGGCACGATCACAAGCTTAGCGCCGCGAATGGCTGCCGCTATTTCCTCTGAGCGGTCCGGCGGCGTCAGTGTATCGCTGTCGCCGACAAGGACGAGCGTCGGGACAGATATGTCTGCGAGACTGGGGCGGCTATCTATCCGGCCGATGATAGCTTCTGTCTGACGGGCAAAGCCGCCGATACCGACCGTCAGCCCCATGCCGATCATGACGTCGAGCACGGCGGAATCGTCGCGATGCGCGGGATGGAGAAGCGTGACAAACACCTGTGCCAGAAGCGATTTGAAAATGCCGGTCCGAGCGTGGGTCAACAGCGCGCGGCGCTTGGTAATCTCTTCGGGTGTATCCGGGCGGGCGGATGTGTCGAGCAGGGCCAGCTTGTTCACACGCTCAGGCGCCTGCCGCATGATCTCGAGGCAGATATAGCCGCCCATCGAAATGCCGGCGAGCGCGAAGCGCGGCGGTGCGGTGGCGAGAATGGATGCGGCGATCTCCGCCATTGTCTCCCCTGCCATCGTGGAGGCGACCGTGACCGGACCATGTGGCCACAACGCCGCGACCTGGGGAGTGAAGACTTCTGCCGAGCAGAGTAGCCCAGGCACTAGAACGATTGGGACCATGCGGCTTATCCGGAATCAGCAATGCGGGGGGCTTCGAGCTATCCGGATGATATAGCGCGGCGGGGTCGTTTCATCCGCCAGAAAAGAAAAGGCCGGGCACTCTTGCGAGGCCCGGCGAGTCTTGATTGCTGCGGCAGGGAAAGCGCAGCAAACACCTTCCAGAGGGAACAGTTGAGGCCGACCGGTCCGCAGGGAGGAGAAAGCGGGGGCCAACACATCAACTGATGCGTATATGGAATGGTCAGGCTGCCTAAACAACCGGCATATGTGCATCGCAGCTATGCATTCTGCGAATGTCAGAAAATGCGGCCAAAAATCACGAGAATTTGAGAATGACGGCGAGGAAATCGGCCAAATTCGGGGCTAATTTTCCGCGAATCTCTCAAAAAACGCAGTGTTCCAGCGGCGCACGCTGCGTTGCGGCGCGCGCGGTGCGAAATTGTCGCTTCGGCTGGTTCAAAACTGAGCAGGCAGGGTCAGAACTGCCAGTTCTGCGCCTTTGCCAGCATGAAATCGCGGAAGGCGGTGACGCGGGCGGAATTCTTGAGTTCGGCCGGATAGCAGAAATAGGTCGGGAAGCTCGGCACCTGCGCCTCGGGCATCAGCTTCACGAGGGCTGAGTCGGCCTCGATCATATAGTCGGGCAGGATCGCAATGCCGGTGCCTCGCTCAACGGCGGCCTTGATGGCGTAGATATTGTTGATGCGCACAATCGGCTCGCGCGGATTGTCGGTCGAGCGGCCGGCGATTTCCAGCCAGTTCACATCGCGGATATTGGGCGGCACGGGGACGCCGAAGGTTACGATGCGGTGCTTGTCGAGATCTTCCAGCGTCTCGGGGCTGCCAAAGCGCTCGACATAGGCCGGCGCCGCATAGACGTGGTAATGCGTCGTGAACAGGCGCCGCTGGATCAGGTCCGGCTGCACCGGTTGGCGCAGACGGATCGCTACGTCGGCCTGCCGCATCGTCAGGTCCAACTCCTGATCGTCGAGGATCAGGTGAAGATTGACACCGGGATGCATGTCGACGAATTCGTTCAGACGCTCCGTCAGCCAGGTCGAGCCGAGCGCTACCGTCGTGGTGATGCGCAGCGTACCGGTCGGCTTCTCGCGGGAATCGGTGAGGCGAACGCGAACGCCTTCCAGCTTCATCATCACGTCCTGCGACGTGCGATAGAGCAGTTCACCCTGCTCGGAAAGGATGAGGCCGCGGGCGTGGCGATGGAACAGCGGCACGCCGAGATCCTGCTCCAGCGCGCTGACCTGGCGGCTGACGGCGGATTGGCTCATGCCCAGCGCCTCGCCGGCATGGGTGAACGACCCCGCCTGCGCGGCGGCGTGGAAAATCCGAAGCTTGTCCCAGTCCATGGTCAGGCCGTCCCCGTCGGCGCCGATCCGTCTCGGCTATTCCGCCGCGACGGCGGTCAGTTCACCCGTCCCGGCCGTGGCGAGCCAGCGCTCGGCTTCGAGCGCGGCCATGCAGCCTTGCCCGGCGGCGGTCACCGCCTGGCGGAAGGTCTCGTCGGTGACGTCGCCGGCGGCGAAGACGCCCTCGACGCTGGTCTGCGTCGAATCGGGCGCCGTCCAGATATAGCCGGAGGGCTTCAAGTCGAGCTGGCCGCGGATCAGGTCGACCGATGGCGCATGGCCGATGGCGATGAAGACGCCATGGGTTTCGCGCTCGGTGATCTCGCCGGTCACGACGTTCTTCAGCTTCAAGCCCGTCACCGATGGCGGGAAACCGCCCGAGCCGACGACCTCTTCGATGGCCGTATTCCATAGCACGTCGACATTCGGCAGCTTCGCGAGGCGGTTCTGCAGGATCCGCTCGGCGCGGAAATGATCGCGGCGATGGACGATCGTGACCTTCTTGGCGATATGGGCGAGGTAGAGCGCTTCCTCGACCGCGGTGTTGCCGCCGCCGACGACATAGACTTCCTTGCCGCGATAGAAGAAACCGTCGCAGGTGGCGCAAGCCGAAACGCCGAAGCCCTTGAAGCGCTGCTCGCTGTCGATGCCGAGCCAGCGTGCCTGCGCGCCGGTCGCGATGATCAGCGCGTCGGCGGTGTAGGTCTCGCCGGAATCGCCCTTCAGGACGAAGGGGCGGCTTGAGAGGTCGGTCTCGACGATATGGTCGTTGACCATCCGCGTTCCGACATGCTCTGCCTGAAGGCGCATCTGCTCCATCAGCCAGGGGCCCTGGATGACATCGGCGAAGCCGGGATAGTTCTCGACATCCGTGGTAATGGTGAGCTGACCGCCCGGCTGGATACCGGCGATCAGCATCGGCTCCAACATGGCGCGGGCGGCATAGATCGCCGCCGTGTAGCCGGCCGGACCCGATCCGACGATGATGAGTTTCGCGTGCTGCATGATGAGCCGTAAATGGTGTCGAAGGCCGCTTTCCGGAAGCCCTCAAGTTTAGAGGGTTGTGTCCAGCGCATGCAAGGCCACGAGCCATGCATTCCTGTGAGTTCTCAACGACAATTGTTTCCGAATCATGGCGCTTCGGTCAGAATCGCGCCGAACCGGCGGCGCCGCCAACCTTTCGGCGATCCGGCCCGTTCCGAGGCAAGCGCGTGAAGGCCAATCTCGACGCCATCGACTGGAAGATCCTGAAGGAGCTTCAGGCAGACGGCCGTATTACCAATGTGGAACTCGCGAGGCGCGTCGGTATCTCGGCGCCGCCATGCCTGCGCCGGGTGCGGGGGCTGGAGGAGGCCGGCATCATCACCGGCTATCGCGCCCTCGTCGACGAGAAGGTGCTCGGCTTCGACGTGACCATGTTCGCTATGGTCGGGCTGTCGAGTCAGGCCGAGGCGGATCTTTCCGCCTTCGCCGCCAGGGTGCAGGGCTGGGCCACCGTGCGCGAATGCTACATGCTCTCCGGCGAGGCCGATTTCATCTTGAAATGTGTCGCCCCGACGCTGCGGGCCTTCCAGGCTTTCGTCGAGGAACTGACCTCCGCTGCCAATGTCGAGAGCGTCAAGACATCGCTGACGATCCGGCGGATCAAGGACGAGGCGGTGGTGCCGATCGGGTAAGCTGCTTGGAAGCTGGTGCGGCCACTCGGTTCGGTTTGCACGGTTGAAAGGCCGCAAGACGGAGTTTTGGTCGTGAGCAAAGAGATCGATGGGTTTGGCTTCGCGATCGATCCTGCCGAACGCATGCAACAGGTCATGTTAGCGCTTCACGATCTTCTGGATCAATCCAACATGGCCGGATTTCCCGAAGAACTGGTTGGTCAGCTTGATCTGGTTCGGCGGAAATACCTGGACGAGTTTGAGCGCCGATGTCCGGGCTACGGCAGTGGCCGCGCCATCTGGCGACAGTCCAGCGAAGGCTGCGACCAAAGTCTGGCCGCGGCTGAACTGTCCGGTGGTGTTCGTCACCCGTCCGCTATCGCCGCAACCTTCATCGCCGTGTTCCAGTTTCGCCCGGTGCCGCGGAGGCCCAGCTTCTTTTCGATGAGCGGCAAGGTCAGTTTCGACGTGCCGATGCCGTCGGGATAAACGACGTAGAGGACGCGGCCATTCACCTCAACCCGTTCGGGCCCCTGGATCGCAGCGCGCAGCGCTTCGACATCGGCCGGCTTCGGCTCGCCCTTCAGCACCACCAGAACAAGATGGCTCGGATCCATCTCGGCTTCGCTCCGAAACGGATTCGCGGCAAGGACTTCGCGCCATTCGTCGAGCGGACGGACGAAGACGTCCGTGTGAAGGCCGAGCGCTTCACGCGCCGCTGTCTCCAGCCGGCGTTCGAGCGCGGCATCGGCCGGTTCGTCGGCCTCGAAAACGAGATTTCCAGTCTGGAGCAGGGAGCGGACGCCCCGAAGGCCAAGGCCCTCGCAGAGCGTCCGCAGATCCGCCATCGCGATCCTGCCGGCGCCACCGACATTGACGGCGCGAAGCAGCGCGATCGTGGTCGTCATCGATCCGTCAGCGGAAGCCCACTTCCAGGATCTCGTAGGAGCGCTCGCCGCCTGGCGCCTGGACGTTCACGGTGTCGCCGACGGTCTTGCCGATCAGGGCACGGGCGATGGGCGAGGAGATCGAGATGCGGCCCTTCTTCACGTCCGCCTCCAGATCGCCGACGATCTGGTAGCTCTTCTCTTCCTCGGTGTCCTCGTCGACGAGCTTCACCGTCGCGCCGAACTTGACAGACTTGCCGCTCAGCTTCGAGACGTCGATGATCTCCGCGCGCGACAGCTTATCCTCAAGCTCGTTGATGCGGCCCTCGTTCAGGCTCTGCGCTTCCTTCGCGGCGTGATATTCGGCGTTTTCGGAGAGATCGCCATGCGCACGCGCCTCCGAGATCGCCGCGATGATGCGCGGGCGCTCTTCAGAGGTGAGGCGCTTCAGCTCGATTTCGAGAGCTGCGTGCCCACCGGCGGTCATGGGAACCTTTTCCATGGTGTTCCAAGCCTTTTCTTCGTTTTGCGGTTCACGCGGTTTGGGCGCGGGAACACAATAATACACGGCACCAGCCCGAAAGCCGGTCCGTTCCTTTGATCGCATCAGCAACGTGGGGACTGTCCTAGGCCGGCGCAAGCAGCGCCGGCTCCCCCTTCGGGGCGCCTCCCGGCAAACCCAAGCGACGAGTTTCCCCTACGATCGCGGCAAGCGCAAGGCCCGTTTTCCGCCAATCCCCGCCGCCCGAAACCTCAGGCGGCGTCGAAATAGGATTGCAGCGGGCGAACTTCCAGAACCCCGGTCGCATAGGCCTCAATGCCCAGCGAGGCGGCGATCGCGCCGGCAAGTGTCGTGTAATAGGGGACCTTATGTTGCAGGGCGGCGCGTCGCATCGAACGGCTGTCGCCCAGCGCGCGGGCGCCCTCGGTCGTGTTGAAGACCAGGTGGACGTCGCCATTGCGGATTGCGTCCGCGATGTGCGGACGGCCCTCGCCGACCTTGTTGATCTTGGCGCACGCGATGCCTTGCTCCGCCAGATAACGCTGCGTGCCGCTGGTGGCGATGATCTTGAAGCCGAGCGCGGCGAGACGCCGGGTCGGCTCGACAATCCCGTCCTTGTCGGCATCGCGCATCGACACGAACACCGTGCCGGAAACGGGCAGGGCGTTGCCTGCGCCGAGCTGGCTCTTGGCGAAGGCGATCGCATAGTCCCAGTCGAGGCCCATGACTTCGCCGGTCGAGCGCATTTCCGGCCCGAGCAGTGTGTCGACGCCGGGGAAACGCGCGAAGGGGAAGACCGCTTCCTTGACCGCGATATGATCGTGCTTCGGCGGCGTCAGCCCGAACGAGGCGAGGCTTTCGCCGGCCATGATGCGCGAGGCGATCTTCGCGACCGGCTGGCCGATCGTCTTGGCGACGAAAGGCACGGTCCGCGAGGCGCGCGGGTTCACTTCGAGCACGTAGATCTCGCCATCCTTGATCGCATATTGCACGTTCATGAGGCCGCCGACCTTCAGCGCCAGGGCGAGCTTCTTCGTCTGCGCTTCGAGCTCGGCGAGGGCCTCGGCCGAGAGCGAATGCGGCGGCAGAGAACAGGCCGAATCGCCCGAATGGATGCCGGCCTCCTCGATATGCTCCATGATGCCGGCGACGAAGACGTCCTTGCCGTCGCAGAGCGCATCGACGTCGATCTCGATCGCGTCCGACAGATAGCGGTCGAACAGCAGCGGGTTCTTGCCGAGCAGCGTGTTGATCTGGCCGGTCTTGTCGTTCGGATAGCGCGCCTTGACGTCGGAAGGCACCAGCTCCGGCAATGTGCCGAGCAGATAGTCGCTGAGCGCCTCGTCCTCGCGGATCACCTGCATGGCACGGCCGCCCAGCACGTAGGACGGGCGTACCACCAGCGGATAGCCGAGATCGGCGACGACGAGCCGCGCCTGCTCGACGGAATAGGCAATCCCGTTCTTCGGCTGGCGGATGCCGAGCTTGACCAGCAGCTTGGAGAAGCGGTCACGGTCCTCGGCGAGGTCGATCGCATCCGGCGAAGTGCCGAGGATCGGGATGCCGGCAGCTTCGAGCGCTCCGGCCAGCTTCAGAGGCGTCTGGCCGCCAAACTGGACGATCACGCCGTGCAGCCTGCCGTTGCTCATCTCGACGCGCAGGATCTCCAGCACGTCCTCGGCGGTCAGCGGCTCGAAATAGAGCCGGTCCGAGGTGTCGTAGTCGGTCGACACCGTTTCCGGATTGCAGTTGATCATGATCGCTTCATAGCCGGCATCGCGCAGCGCGAAAGCGGCATGGCAGCAGCAATAGTCGAATTCGATGCCCTGGCCGATTCGATTCGGGCCGCCGCCGAGGATGACGACCTTGCGGGCGTCCGAAGGCTGCGCCTCGCTGATGGCGGTGCCGGCAAAGGGCGTCTCGTAGGTCGAGTACATATAGGGCGTGGGCGAGGCGAATTCGGCCGCGCAGGTATCGATGCGCTTGTAGACCGGATGAACGCCGAGCTTCTGGCGCGTCGCTGCGATGTCGCTTTCGCCGCTACCAGTGAGAGCAGCGAGACGCTGGTCGGAGAAGCCCATCGCCTTCAGCTTGCGCAATCCATTGGCGGTCGGCGGCAGGCCGTGCATGCGAACCTTCGCCTCCGTCTGCACGATGCCTTCGATCTCGCGGAGGAACCACGGATCGATCTTGCAGCTCTCATGCACGGCCTCGACCGATTGGCCGAGCCGCATCGCCTGGGCCACCTTCAGCAGGCGGTCGGGTGTCGGCGTGCCGAGAGCGGCGCGGATGGCGTTCGTGTCGTCGCCCTGGCCGAGGCCGGCGATTTCGACCTCGTCGAGGCCGGAAAGCCCCGTCTCCAGGCCGCGCAGAGCCTTTTGCAACGATTCCTGGAAGGTGCGGCCGATCGCCATGACTTCGCCGACCGACTTCATGGCAGTGGTCAGCACTGGCGAGGCGCCCGGGAATTTCTCGAAGGCGAAGCGCGGAATCTTGGTGACGACATAGTCGATCGTCGGCTCGAACGAGGCCGGGGTGGCGCCGCCGGTGATATCGTTTTCGAGTTCGTCGAGCGTGTAGCCGACGGCGAGCTTGGCCGCGACCTTGGCGATGGGGAAGCCGGTTGCCTTGGATGCGAGCGCCGAGGAGCGCGACACGCGCGGGTTCATCTCGATGACGATGAGCCTTCCGTCCTCGGGATTGACCGCGAACTGGACGTTGGAGCCGCCGGTCTCGACGCCGATCTCGCGCAGCACCGCAAGCGATGCATCGCGCATGATCTGGTATTCCTTGTCGGTCAGCGTCAGCGCCGGCGCGACGGTGATCGAATCGCCGGTATGGACGCCCATCGGATCGATGTTCTCGATCGAGCAGATGATGATGCAGTTGTCCGCCTTGTCGCGGACGACCTCCATCTCATATTCCTTCCAGCCGAGGACGCTCTCCTCAATCAGGACCTCGTTGGTGGGCGAGGCGTCGACGCCTCGCTCGACGATCTCGATGAATTCCTCGCGCGTATAGGCGATGCCGCCGCCCGTGCCGCCCAGCGTGAAGGACGGGCGGATGATGGCGGGCAGGCCGATATCAACGAGCGCCGGCAGCGCCTCCGTCAGCGAATGGGCGAGGCGCGAGCGCGGCGTCTCCAGCCCGATCTTGGTCATGGCGTCGCGGAAAAGCTCGCGGTCTTCCGCCTTGTCGATCGCCTCGGCGGTGGCGCCGATCATCTCGACATTGAACTTGTCGAGGACGCCCATCTTCTTCAGCGACAGCGCCGTGTTCAGCGCGGTCTGGCCGCCCATAGTCGGCAGCAGCGCATCGGGGCGCTCCTTCTCGATGATCTTCGCCACGATTTCGGGCGTGATCGGCTCGATATAGGTCGCGTGGGCCAGCTCCGGGTCCGTCATGATCGTCGCCGGATTGGAGTTCACCAGGATGATCCGGTAGCCCTCTTCCTTCAGCGCCTTGCAGGCCTGCGTTCCGGAATAATCGAACTCGCAGGCCTGGCCGATGATGATCGGGCCGGCACCGATGATCAGGATGGATTGGATGTCTGTACGTTTCGGCATGGGGTCTCGCGCGGCGCAAAGCGCCCGCGCGGCTATCCGTGCGGGAGCTTGACTAGGGTCCGATTCAGGCTAGGGCGGCCTTATAGGGGAAAAGGCGGGAAGGGGGAACCCCCGGAACCGGAGCGGGTCAGGCGACTTGAAGGCGTGCGTCTGGCGGTTCGCCGAACGGCAGCTTATTGTCGGTCCATATTCCTGGGGTGGCTGGGCACCATCCCTTTCCGGAGGAAATTCGATGCGTCTCGACAATCAGCGCGAGAGCAACAATGTCGAGGATCGGCGCGGTGACGGCGGTGGCGGTTTCGGCGGCGGCGGAATGCGGCAGGCCGGCATGGGCATTCCGCTCAAGGGCGGCTCGCTTGTCACCATCGCCGTCCTGGTCGGCATCGGCTGGCTCGTCTTCGGCATCAACCCGCTCCAGATGCTTTCGATGCTGACCGGCGGCGGCGGAAGCATGACGCAGGAGGAGAGCTATCAGCCATCCTCGCCGCAGACCTCGACCAGCAATGGCGGCGCCCAGGATGCCGGCAAGCAGTTCGTCGCCAAGGTGCTGGGCAGCACGGAGGATGTCTGGACCGAGATCTTCGCCGCCGGGGGCAAGAGCTATACGCCGACGCCTCTGGTCCTTTTCTCCGGCTCGACCGCTTCGGCCTGCGGTTCGGCGAGCGCGGCCTCG
This window of the Kaistia algarum genome carries:
- the carB gene encoding carbamoyl-phosphate synthase large subunit: MPKRTDIQSILIIGAGPIIIGQACEFDYSGTQACKALKEEGYRIILVNSNPATIMTDPELAHATYIEPITPEIVAKIIEKERPDALLPTMGGQTALNTALSLKKMGVLDKFNVEMIGATAEAIDKAEDRELFRDAMTKIGLETPRSRLAHSLTEALPALVDIGLPAIIRPSFTLGGTGGGIAYTREEFIEIVERGVDASPTNEVLIEESVLGWKEYEMEVVRDKADNCIIICSIENIDPMGVHTGDSITVAPALTLTDKEYQIMRDASLAVLREIGVETGGSNVQFAVNPEDGRLIVIEMNPRVSRSSALASKATGFPIAKVAAKLAVGYTLDELENDITGGATPASFEPTIDYVVTKIPRFAFEKFPGASPVLTTAMKSVGEVMAIGRTFQESLQKALRGLETGLSGLDEVEIAGLGQGDDTNAIRAALGTPTPDRLLKVAQAMRLGQSVEAVHESCKIDPWFLREIEGIVQTEAKVRMHGLPPTANGLRKLKAMGFSDQRLAALTGSGESDIAATRQKLGVHPVYKRIDTCAAEFASPTPYMYSTYETPFAGTAISEAQPSDARKVVILGGGPNRIGQGIEFDYCCCHAAFALRDAGYEAIMINCNPETVSTDYDTSDRLYFEPLTAEDVLEILRVEMSNGRLHGVIVQFGGQTPLKLAGALEAAGIPILGTSPDAIDLAEDRDRFSKLLVKLGIRQPKNGIAYSVEQARLVVADLGYPLVVRPSYVLGGRAMQVIREDEALSDYLLGTLPELVPSDVKARYPNDKTGQINTLLGKNPLLFDRYLSDAIEIDVDALCDGKDVFVAGIMEHIEEAGIHSGDSACSLPPHSLSAEALAELEAQTKKLALALKVGGLMNVQYAIKDGEIYVLEVNPRASRTVPFVAKTIGQPVAKIASRIMAGESLASFGLTPPKHDHIAVKEAVFPFARFPGVDTLLGPEMRSTGEVMGLDWDYAIAFAKSQLGAGNALPVSGTVFVSMRDADKDGIVEPTRRLAALGFKIIATSGTQRYLAEQGIACAKINKVGEGRPHIADAIRNGDVHLVFNTTEGARALGDSRSMRRAALQHKVPYYTTLAGAIAASLGIEAYATGVLEVRPLQSYFDAA